The stretch of DNA GAGGCTGTCGCCCACGGCCGCCCAGCGCACACCACCCATGTGAATAGGGCCGGTGGGGTTCGCCGAGACGAACTCCAAGTTGATCTTGATGCCGTCATACATATGCCCGTTGCCGTATACCGCTCCGGCTTCGACGATGGTCTTGGCGAGTGCGCCGGCCGCTGCGGCATCCAGGCGAATGTTGATGAAGCCGGGGCCAGCAATATCGACGGATGCGACGCCGTTGACCGCTTCGAGGCCAGCGGCAAGTTCGGTGGCGACTTCGCGGGGGTTCGAGCCGAGCGGCTTGGCGAGCTTCATCGAGATGCTCGAGGCCCAGTCGCCGTGGTCACGGTTGCGCGGGCGCTCCAGCGTGACGTCGTCGAGGGTGAGTCCCAGCTCTGCAATCTCAGCTCCCGACTGGCGTCGGCGTTCCACCAGTTCGGTCACGAGGTTGAGCAGGGTCTGGGAGAGTTCGGCAGGAGTCACTCCACAATCTTACGGGCGCGCGAGGATGCCCGAAAAGCGTGCTCCTCTGCCGAGCAGTGAATCTGCTGTGCATGCGTCATCGAGAATCGAACGCTCCGAAGAATAACCGGGCTGGCATACATCGATTGATACAGTCGAACGCGTGCCAGTCCTCACGCCCCAGCCCCGTATCCGTCGCTCGAACACCTCTGCCTCGCGTCTGCGCGCTGCGGCTCCGCTCGCGGCTAGCGCCCTGCTCCTGGTGGCTTTGACAGGCTGTGCTGCCGACGCCGGCACTGACTCGACGGCGAAGCCCACCGCCGGGGCGAGCGCGCCCGCCACAGCTGTGCCGTCCGCCACCCCCACGGCTACCCCGACCCCGACCGCCACCGGCACTCCCGTGTCACTCGATTGTGCTGAGATCCTCACTCCTGACGACGTCTACGCGTTCAACCCGAACTACGGCACAAACCCAGACTTCGCGCCGACCGGTGCCGCCGAGGCTGCGGTGACGTACAGCGGAGTGGCCTGCGGCTGGCTCAACCAGACCAGTGGCGACACCTTCGAGGTGTCGGTCGCCCAGCCCAACGACGAGCTGAAGACTGTGCTGATCGATCAGGCCCTCTCGGGCGGCAAGGCCGTGCCCACCTACGGCACCACGCCCATCGAAGGCTTCTTCGCGCCGAGCACCGGCACAGCACAGGTTTTCACGGGAATCTACTGGGTGACCGTGAGCTCGGCCGACATGACCGAGCCCGGCGACGCGCAGACGCTCGTTGCCGCCGTTCTGTCGCACCTGGGCTAGACCAGCAAGCTGGGCGCCGGCCCGGCCTCGGATGCGATTTCTCGCCGCTCAGATACTGGTAACGTAGACACCACCCTGGCCCCCATAGCTCAGGGGATAGAGCACTGCCCTCCGGAGGCAGGGGCCGCAGTTCGAATCTGCGTGGGGGCACTTTTTGTCACGTGCCACGCTAGATCGGACTTTCGCCACCTAGTTCGGACAAACAGCCACTTTTTAGAGCGAATCGGCACTGATCAGTCGCGTGTAGCGATTCAAGATCGCCCGGATGCTGGTGTGGCTTCATGATTGCGCCGCAGCTTCCCAAGCTGATGGCGCAGGTTCAAGCCCCCTTCTCAGCATCTGTCAGTTCCGCCTGAGAAATGTCAGTTCTCACGACAGATGAGATTTTCCCATCCAACATGAGATTCGGTAGCAGCTGTGATTCGTGACACGGGTCCCGCTAATGAGGATTCGCTCGAAGAAACCTCAGGCTGAGGTACTAATCGCCAGGCTGCTAATGATCGACGACTTGGTTGAGCGCTGAGTCATATGAGACCGCAATTCCGCTTTCAACGTCCGTGATCGTGAGTTTGTAGGCAGCGCCGTCAGATGCCGGAACGTAGCTCAGGTGCATGTCGGACGGCAACGACGTATATCTAGCAGTGGCCGATGAAATTGTTCCATCCGCAGCGATCGCGAGACCATTCGGAAGATCTCCGTGATCCCGCGAAAAGTTCAGTCCGATGCACAGGGAAAAGATCACGTGCCTCAAATTGGCACGGAGCTGATCAGCCGGCGCGGTCACATCCGCGCCCTCGACGGGAGCCACGACGCGCGCTCCAACCCCGCTAACATCCGCTACGGTACCGACCGACTTGGGCTCGGCGGCCTGTACCGCACTCGTGAGAGTTGCCATCGTGGGCGCCGCGGGGACGCTACCAGGAGCGTAGAAGGCGGCGAGGCTCCACACGCAAAGAATGGTGCCGACCACCCCCAGCGTTGCGCCAATAACCGAAAGGAACCGGCTTGCGGACCGAGCCGCGAAGACAAGGGCCGTGACTCCAGCTTTTGTCACTGCAAATCCGCTGAATCCGCCACCGGCGCTCGGAAGCGAAAGTGGCAACAAGCAGGCGACCAATCCGAGCAGAACGGAGACGAGCCCGTACAAGTTGGTCTCCTTCTTCAGCGGGCCCATCGGCGCATAACGGTTGCGAGATGAGGGCGGATACCGATTACGAGGACCAACGCCCCATACCGCCTTACGCGCCGGCTCCCCACATGTTTACCGAGGGTTTACTCATCTCGGCAATCCCCCGAACGGGCTCGGCAACGGGTCTGCTGCACGGTTAGGTGACAGTTTGTAGTCACGCAGCCAGTGCGGCTGGCGTGTTCATGATCGCCTCGAATTCGACGGGTGTCAAACGACCGAGACGGGCCTGTCGGCGGCGCCGATGGTAGGTCCGCTCGATCCAGGTCACGATCGCGATTCGTAGTTGCTCGCGGGAGGTCCACGAGCGGCGGTTGAGGACGTTCTTCTGCAGCAGACTGAAGAACGATTCCATGGCAGCGTTGTCCCCGCACGAAGCAACCCGGCCCATTGATCCGACCATGCGGTGATGGGCGAGGGCGCGCAGGAACTTCCGGCTTCGAAATTGCGATCCACGGTCGCTGTGAACCACGCAGCCAGCGACGTCACCACGACGCGCGATGGCGTTCTCCAGGGCGTTGACGGCCAGCTGCGACTTCATCCTCGAGTCGATCGAGTAGCCGACGATCCGGTTGGAGAACACGTCCTTGATGGCGCAGAGGTAGAGCTTGCCTTCACCGGTTTTGTGCTCCGTGATATCCGTTAACCACGACTGGTTTGGCGCGTTGGCGGTGAACTCGTGACGGACGCGACCTTTCTCGTCGGTCACGGTGCAGAGGTCGTCATGGACTGCCGGGCCGGGCTTCTTGCCGTTCTTTGACCGTTTCTTCCCGAACGCGCTCCACCAGCCGTTGGCCGACGCGATCCGCCACGCGGTCCGGTCCGCCATTGCCTCGCCGGCACTGCGGGCCTCGTCGGCCAAGAGCCGATGCCCAAACTCCGGGTCGTCCCGGTGCGCGTCGAACAATGCGTTGGCGCGATACGCCCAGGCGATCTCGCTGGGCGCGATGGGGTCCGCCAGCCACCGGTAGTAAGGCTGGCGAGCAAGCTTAAGAACCCGGCACGTCACCGAGACAGGGATCCTGTCCGCGGCGAGCTCAGTCACGAGCGGGTAGAACCTTTTCCCGGGAGGTTCGCCTGCGACAAATACGCAGCCGCCCGCCGGAGAACCTCGTTCTCCTGCTCGAGCAACCGGATCCGCTTGCGAGCTTCCCGCAACTCGGCGGCCTCCGTCCTGGTCTGGCCAGGCTTGGCCCCTTCATCGACGGCAGCACGCTGCAACCACTTCTGCATGGTCATCGGGTGAACACCGAAGTCCTTCGCGATCTGCTCGATCGTCACTCCAGGTTCGCGGTTCCTCGCGACGCGCACAACGTCGTCACGGAACTCGGTGGGATAAGGCTTAGGCACAACAACATCCTTCCAGACCGCCCTCCCGGG from Leifsonia psychrotolerans encodes:
- a CDS encoding iron ABC transporter ATP-binding protein, with amino-acid sequence MPVLTPQPRIRRSNTSASRLRAAAPLAASALLLVALTGCAADAGTDSTAKPTAGASAPATAVPSATPTATPTPTATGTPVSLDCAEILTPDDVYAFNPNYGTNPDFAPTGAAEAAVTYSGVACGWLNQTSGDTFEVSVAQPNDELKTVLIDQALSGGKAVPTYGTTPIEGFFAPSTGTAQVFTGIYWVTVSSADMTEPGDAQTLVAAVLSHLG
- a CDS encoding IS3 family transposase (programmed frameshift); this translates as MPKPYPTEFRDDVVRVARNREPGVTIEQIAKDFGVHPMTMQKWLQRAAVDEGAKPGQTRTEAAELREARKRIRLLEQENEVLRRAAAYLSQANLPKRFYPLVTELAADRIPVSVTCRVLKLARQPYYRWLADPIAPSEIAWAYRANALFDAHRDDPEFGHRLLADEARSAGEAMADRTAWRIASANGWWSAFGKKRSKNGKKPGPAVHDDLCTVTDEKGRVRHEFTANAPNQSWLTDITEHKTGEGKLYLCAIKDVFSNRIVGYSIDSRMKSQLAVNALENAIARRGDVAGCVVHSDRGSQFRSRKFLRALAHHRMVGSMGRVASCGDNAAMESFFSLLQKNVLNRRSWTSREQLRIAIVTWIERTYHRRRRQARLGRLTPVEFEAIMNTPAALAA